TCTTTCATGGACCTGCTGAACACGCTGGTGGACAAGGGGCTGCGGCGCGAACTGCCGACCCGCGAAGAAGCGCTCGCCGTACTGGCGACCTCCGACGACGAGCTGCTCGACGTGGTGGCGGCCGCCGGGAAGGTGCGCCGTCAGTGGTTCGGGCGGCGCGTCAAGCTCAACTATCTGGTCAACCTGAAGTCGGGGCTCTGCCCCGAGGACTGCTCCTACTGCTCGCAGCGGCTCGGTTCGAAGGCCGGGATCCTCAAGTACACCTGGCTGAAGCCGGACGAGGCGTCCAGGGCCGCCGCCGCCGGAGTGGCGGGCGGCGCCAAGCGGGTCTGCCTGGTGGCGAGCGGGCGCGGTCCGACGGACCGGGACGTCGACCGGGTCTCGAAGACCATCGAGGCGATCAAGGAGGAGAACGAGGGCGTCGAGGTCTGCGCCTGCCTCGGGCTCCTCTCCGACGGGCAGGCCGACCGGCTGCGTTCGGCGGGCGCCGACGCGTACAACCACAACCTCAACACGTCCGAGGAGACGTACGGGGCCATCACCACCACCCACACGTACGCGGACCGGGTGGAGACCGTGCAGCAGGCCCAGGCCGCCGGGCTCTCGGCGTGTTCCGGGCTGATCGCCGGGATGGGCGAGAGCGACAAGGACCTGGTCGACGTCGTGTTCGCGCTGCGGGACCTGGACCCGGACTCGGTGCCGGTGAACTTCCTGATCCCGTTCGAGGGGACGCCGCTCGCCAAGGAGTGGAATCTCACCCCGCAGCGCTGCCTGCGCATTCTGGCGATGGTCCGCTTCGTCTGCCCCGACGTCGAGGTCCGGCTCGCGGGAGGCCGCGAGGTGCACCTGCGCTCGATGCAGCCGCTGGCGCTCCACTTGGTCAACTCCATCTTCCTGGGCGACTACCTGACGAGTGAGGGCCAGGCCGGCCAGACCGACCTGGACATGATCGCGGACGCCGGTTTCGAGGTGGAGGGCGCGGGCACGACGACGCTGCCGCGCCACCGGGCCGACGCCCTGAGCGGCGGCCGCGGGACGCAGGACGATGCCACGGCGGGGCCCGGCTGCGGGTCGCACGGGACCGCCGGAGCCGCGGGCTGCGGTTCCCACGGAGGCGGCGGTGGCTGCGGGCCGTGCGGCGGCCACGGGGAGCAGGAGCAGCAGCAGGTGGGCGGCGTCGGGGGCACCGGGGAGGGCGTGCCGGCCTCGCGTACGGAGGCGGCCGGAGCGGCGCGCACGGATCTGGTGGCCGTCCGCCGTCGGGGCGCGGGAACGGATCTCGCGCCCAATGCCTGAGCCGTACGCCCCCGCACTCCCCCTGTCCGCCGCGCCGAAGCCGTACGCGCCCGACGAACTGCGGGCCCTGGACCGGGCGCACGTCTGGCATCCGTACGGTCCGATGCCCGGCCGCCAGGAGCCGCTGATCGTGGAGTCGGCCTCCGGCGTACGACTCCGGCTCGCCGAACCCGTCGAGGGGCGGCGCGAGTTGGTGGACGGCATGTCCTCCTGGTGGTCGGCGGTGCACGGCTACAACCACCCGGTCCTCAACGAGGCCGCGCGGGGCCAGCTGGACCGTATGAGCCATGTGATGTTCGGCGGGCTCACCCATGAGCCCGCCGTCCGGCTGGCGACCCGGCTGGTGGAGATCACCCCCGGACCGCTCCAGCACGTCTTCCTCGCCGACTCGGGGTCCGTCTCCGTGGAGGTCGCGGTCAAGATGTGCCTCCAGTACTGGCGTTCGGCCGGGCGCCCGGCCAAGCAGCGGCTGCTGACCTGGCGCGGGGGCTACCACGGGGACACCTGGCAGCCGATGTCCGTGTGCGACCCGGAGGGCGGGATGCACGAGCTGTGGTCGGGGTCCCTGCCCCGCCAGGTCTTCGCCGACGCCCCGCCGGACGGCTTCGACGCGGAGCCGGACCCCGCCTACGTGACGCATCTGCGGGAGCTGATCGCCGAGCACGCCGACGAGCTCGCGGCGGTCATCGTGGAGCCGGTGGTGCAGGGGGCCGGCGGGATGCGGTTCCACTCCCCCGCCTATCTGCGGGTCCTGCGCGAGGCCTGCGACGAGCACGACGTCCTGCTGGTCCTCGACGAGATCGCGACCGGATTCGGGCGTACGGGCAAGCTGTTCGCCGCCGGGCACGCCGGGATCTCACCGGACGTCATGTGCGTCGGCAAGGCCCTGACCGGCGGTTACCTCACAATGGCGGCCACGCTGTGCACCACTCGGGTGGCCGAGGGCATCTCCAGCGGCGAGGTGCCGGTGCTGGCGCACGGACCGACGTTCATGGGCAATCCGCTGGCCGCGTCGGTGGCCTCCGCCTCCGTGGACCTGCTGCTCGGACAGGACTGGGAGGGCGAGGTGGCGCGGATCGGCGCGGGTCTGCGCTCCGGGCTCGCTCCCGCCGCGGACCTCTCCGGGGTGGTGGACGTGCGCGTCCTGGGGGCGATCGGGGTCGTCCAGCTCGATCACGAGGTGGACATGGCGGCGGCGACCCGTGCGGCCGTGCGCGAGGGCGTCTGGCTGCGGCCGTTCCGCGATCTCGTCTACACGATGCCGCCGTACGTCACGGGGGACGAGGACGTGGCCCGGATCTGCCGGGCCGTGTGCGCGGCAGCACGGGAGGGCTGAGCCGATATGTCGACGATCCTGGTGGTGTCCGGTACGGGCACGGAGATCGGCAAGACCGTGGTGACCGCCGCGGTGGCGGCCGCCGCGCGGGGCAGGCGGGTCGCGGTGCTCAAGCCCGCGCAGACCGGGCTCGCCCCCGGGGGGCCGGGCGACGCGGCGGAGGTCGCGCGCCTGGCGGGGGGCCAGGTGACCGCGGTCGAACTGGCCCGCTTTCCGGAGCCGTTGGCTCCGGCCACGGCGGCCCGGCGGGCAGGGCTCGTGCCCGTACGGCCGTTCGAGGTCGCCGAGGCCGCGGAGAAGCTGGCCACCGAGCACGACCTCGTCCTGGTGGAGGGGGCGGGCGGGCTGCTCGTGCGGTTCGACGACGAGGGCGGCACGCTCGCGGACGCTGCCCGTCTGCTGTCCGCTCCGGTGCTCGTGGTGGCCCCCGCGGGTCTGGGCACGCTGAACGCAACCGCGCTGACGGCCGAGGCGCTGCGAAGCCGGGGGCTGGACTGCCGGGGCGTCGTGATCGGCAGTATGCCGGCGGAGCCGGACCTCGCGTCCCGCTGCAACATCGAGGACCTGCCGGTGGCGGCCGGTGCACCGCTGCTCGGCGCGGTGCCGGCCGGCGCGGGTTCGCTGTCGGGCGCCGCCTTCGCGGCACGCGCGCCGGGCTGGCTGGCTCCGGAGCTCGGCGGGACCTGGGCGGTCACGCGCTGACGGGGCGGGCCGGGGCGGCCGGGCGGTCCTCGGTGATTCCCGTCCGAGCGGTCCTGGAGGATTCGCGTCCGGACGGTCCCTACGGATTCCCTTCGGGGCGATCCGGGGGAGAATCGTGGAGGAACGCCACGTCCGCTCCTCGAGCGTCACGACCACTCCTCGACGGAGGTCCGTCATGCGGCCGCGCAGCAGGAAGCTCCCCCGGGACGCCGTGCACCACCCGGTCTTCGCCCGCTTCTACGCCCGGGTGAGCGTGACCGCCGACCTGAAGGGCGGCATCGCCGCGTACCGCCAGGAGCTGCTGTCGGGGCTCTCCGGCCGGGTCATCGAGATCGGCGCGGGGAACGGGCTGAACTTCGCCCACTACCCCGGCGCCGTCTCGGAGGTGGTGGCACTGGAGCCGGAACGCTCGCTGCGGCAGCTCGCCGCCCGCTCCGCCCTGCGCGCGGAGGTGCCGGTGGACGTGGTGCCGGGGGCCGCCGAGGCGCTGCCGGTCAAGAGCGAGGCCTTCGACGGGGCGGTGGCCTCGCTGGTCCTGTGCACCGTACGGGATCTGCCCCGGGCGCTCGCGGAGATCAGGCGGGTCCTGCGGCCGGGCGGTGAACTGCGGTTCTTCGAGCACGGGACGGCTTCGGGCCGGGCGCTGGCCACGGCGCAGCGGGTGGCCGACCGGACCCTGTGGCCGCTGCTCTTCGGCGGCTGTCACACGGCCCGGGACCCGCTGGCCGCTATCGAGGCGGCGGGCTTCGAGATGGGCACGTACCGCAGGCTGCGGATTCCGGAGACGGGCCTCCAGATGCCCTCCTCCCCCTGCGTCCTGGGCGTGGCCCGCAAGCCGTTCACCGAGGACTGAGGGGGTGCGGGGCTCCGCCCGGCCTCACACGCTCCACTGCCGCAGCTCGTCGGCGATGGCACGCACGTCCGCCTTGCCCTGCTTCACCAGCAGCGCCAGATCGCGGACCTGCTCGGGCGAGGTGATGACCTTGAGCCCGGACGCGACGAGATAGCCGTACGCGACGGCCGAGGCGAACATCGCGTTGGAGTGTTCGAGTGCGGGCACGTGCAGCAGCAGCTGCAACAGGGCGGCCGCCCGCGCGTGCGGGTCGCTGTAGACGGCGCTGCCGAAGATCTCCGCGTCATGCCGGGCGACGGCGGCGACGAGCGCACCCCAGTCGGAGACCTGCGGGTCTCCGGGCGTCTTGTGCTCGGCGACCATCAGCAACCAGGAAAGGTCGATCCGAAGGTTCAACGGGTGCCTTCGCGCTCCGGGCCGAACTCCTCGGCGAACACCGACTCGTACTGCTTCATGAAGTCGGCCGCGGCCTCGACGAAGGTGTGTCCCACCTCGCCCGCGTCCTGCTGGACGAGTTCCTCTATGTAGCGGTTCACGCTCATCCCCCTCTGCAGCGCGCGCTGCCGCGCGGCCTCGGCGGTGGCCTCGTCCACTCGAACGTTCAGCTGGGTCTTGGGCACCCGACCACGCTAGCGCGGCCGTGCTAGCACCGGCAAGGGGAGCGCGGGGCCGGGGACGCGGGGCCCGGGGGCGCGGGGCGCCGCGCCCGGACTGTGGAACGCGATCGACGCCCCGTCACCCCTGATGGTGGGATGGCCGCCATGAACGATCTTTCGATACGGTCCGCGACTCCGGCCGATCTGGACGAGGTCCTCGCCTTCTGGAAGGTGGCCGCCGAGGGCACCAGCATCAGCGACGACGGTGACGGGGTCGCACGCCTGGTGGAACGCGACCCCGACGCCCTGATGCTGGCGGAGCGGGAGGGGGCGCTGGTGGGCACGGTCATCGTGGGCTTCGACGGCTGGCGCTGCCATCTCTACCGGCTCGCGGTCCACCCGGACCAGCGGCGCCGCGGTGTGGGCGGCGCCCTCCTGGCGGCGGCCGAGGAACGGTTCGTCGCGCTGGGCGGGCGGCGCGCCGACGCCATGGTCCTGGACCGCAACACGTCGGCCCACCATGCCTGGCGTGCGGCGGGTTACGAGCCCCAGCCGCAGTGGAGCCGCTGGGTGAAGCACCTGCCGGGCTGAGCGGTACGGCGGGAACCGGCCGCGACACCGCACGCCACGGCGCGGTGCGGCGGCTCCCGGCGCGGTGCGGCGGCATTCGGCACGGTTCGAGGGACATGGACGCGGTGGACGGGGCGCTGCTGGGCAGACGGCCTACGATGACCTGCCGTCCGTTACCCCCTGCCGAAAGGTGTGAGCGTCCGTCCATGGGCGAGCCCCCCGTAGCCGATGCCGCCGACACCGCGCGGTCCCCCCGCCCCTGCCCGATCATGGGACGGAGGTGAACCGATGATCGAAGTGCTGCTGCTGCTCGTCGCCCTGCTGCTCTGCGTCGCCTGCGGCGCGTTCGTCGCGGCGGAGTTCTCCCTGACCACAGTGGAGCGCGGCGAGCTCGAACGGGCCGTCGAACGGGGCGACCGGGGCGCCGCGAGCGCGCTCAAGGCCGTCCGGAGCCTCACCTTCCAGCTCTCGGGGGCCCAGCTCGGCATCACCGTCACCAATCTGGTGATCGGCATGCTCTCCGAGCCCTCCATCGCCAAGCTGATCCGCGGCCCCGCCGAGGCGGCGGGGCTGCCTCCCGCAGCCGCGTCCACCCTGGCGCTCGTCCTCGGTACGGCGCTGTCCACGGTGGTCCTGATGGTGGTCGGCGAACTGGTTCCGAAGAACTGGGCGATCTCCTCCCCGCTGGCCGTGGCCAGGGCGGTGGCCACACCGCAACGTGTGTTCACCGCGCTGTTCCGGCCCTTCATCAGCCACCTCAACAACACGGCCAACCGGATCGTGCGCCGCTCCGGTCTGGAGCCGACCGAGGAGCTGGCCTCCGCCCGCAGCCCGCAGGAGCTGGTGGCCCTGGCCCGGCACTCCGCGAAGGAGGGTGCGCTGGAGGCGGACACGGCCGAGCTCTTCGTCCGCACGCTGAACCTCTCGGAGCTGACCGCGGAGAACGTGATGACGCCGCGGGTGCAGGTGACCGCGCTGGAGCTGCACGCGACGGCCGAGGACGTCGCCAACGCCACCCGGGCGACCGGCCTGTCCCGCTTCCCCGTCTACCGGGGCAGCCTGGACACCGTGGTCGGCGTGGCCCACATCAAGGACGTGCTGGCGATCCCCGCCGACCGTCGGCCCCGCACCCGGGTCTCGGAACTGCTGCGCGAGCCCCTGCTCGTACCGGAGACGCTCACCGTGGACCGGCTGCTGGACCGGCTGTCCGGACGGCTCGCCATGGCCGTGGTGATCGACGAGTACGGCGGGACCGCAGGGGTCGCGACGCTGGAGGACATCGTGGAGGAGGTCGTCGGCGAGGTCCGCGACGAGCACGATCCGCACGAGACGCCGGACCTGGCCGCCGCCGGGGAGGACGCCGACGGGCGGACCCTGTGGTCGGCCGACGGGGCGGCGCGCACCGACCAGCTCCGCAGGATCGGTCTGCGGGTGCCGGACGGGCCCTACGAGACCCTCGCGGGTCTGGTCGCCGCCGAGATCGGACGGATCCCGACCGTGGACGACAGCGTCGAACTGGAGGGATGGCGGATCGACGTGGTCGACGCCTCGGGCCGCCGCGCCGCGCGGGCCCTGCTGCACGCCCCGCTGCCGGGGTCCGGCGACGAGCGGACGGAGGACGAGCGGTGATCGTTCTCCAGCTCTTCGTCGGCCTGCTGACCCTGGTGGCCAACGCCTTCTTCGTGGGCGCCGAATTCGCGCTCATCTCCGTGCGCCGCAGCCAGATCGAACCGGAGGCCGAGGCCGGGAACCGGCGGGCCCGCAGTGTCATCTGGGGGCTGGAGCACGTCTCCGCGCTGCTCGCCGCCGCCCAGCTCGGCATCACGCTCTGCACCCTGGTGCTGGGCATCGTCGCCGAACCGGCCATCGCGCATCTGCTGGAGCCGGCCTTCGACGCGGTGGGAGTGCCGCACGGGCTGGTCCACCCCCTGTCGTTCGTCATCGCGCTGAGCGTGGCCACCTATCTGCACATGCTCCTGGGCGAGATGGTGCCGAAGAACATCGCCCTGGCCGAACCGGCGCGGAGCGCCCTGCTGCTGGGCCCCCCGCTGGTGGCGATGGCCCGCGCCCTGCGGCCGGTCATCTTCGCGATCAACGCGTTCGCCAACACCCTGCTCAAGCTGTTGCGGGTGGAGACGAAGGACGAGGTCGCTGCGACGTTCTCGGACGACGAACTGGCCCGGCTGGTCCAGGACGCCGGGGACGCCGGGCTGGTCGACGACCGCTCCGCGCAACGCCTCCACCACGCCCTGGAGCTGGGCCGCCGGCCGGTGCGGGACGTGGTCATGCCGGTCGACCGCGTGCTGTACGCCAGGGTCGGCACCACCCCGGAGGAGCTGGAGCGGCTCTCGTCCGAGTCCGGGTTCTCCCGCTTCCCGGTGATGGACAGCGAGCAGCGCATCCTCGGCTATCTCCATGTGAAGGACGCCCTGGACGCGACGCCCCGGGACGTCCCCTTCCCGGTGACGGCGATGCGGCCGATCGCCCGTGTCCGGGCGGCGACTCCGCTGGACGACGTGCTCACCGCCCTGCGGCGCAGCCGGACCCATCTGGCGGCCGTTCTCGACGAGGACGACCGGCTGGCCGGCATGGTCACGATGGAGGACGTGCTCCGCGAACTCGTCGGACGGCCGGGGTCCCGGTGACCTGCTGGCCTCCTGGCCTACCGACCGGTACGCTCGTCGGGCCATGGAATTGAATGCCTCCTACACCAGTCTCGTCGCGGTCGGCGACTCGTTCACCGAGGGCATGTCGGACCTGCTCCCCGACGGCACCTACCGGGGCTGGGCCGACCTCCTCGCCGCCCGGCTCGCGGTCCGGTCCCCCGGTTTCCGGTACGCCAACCTCGCCGTACGCGGGAAACTCATCGGTCAGATCGTCGACGAGCAGGTGGAGGCGGCGGCCTCGCTCGGCGCCGATGTGGTCACCCTCGTCGGTGGGCTCAACGACACGCTGCGCCCGAAGTGCGACATGGGGATGGTC
The nucleotide sequence above comes from Streptomyces sp. NBC_01116. Encoded proteins:
- the bioB gene encoding biotin synthase BioB, yielding MDLLNTLVDKGLRRELPTREEALAVLATSDDELLDVVAAAGKVRRQWFGRRVKLNYLVNLKSGLCPEDCSYCSQRLGSKAGILKYTWLKPDEASRAAAAGVAGGAKRVCLVASGRGPTDRDVDRVSKTIEAIKEENEGVEVCACLGLLSDGQADRLRSAGADAYNHNLNTSEETYGAITTTHTYADRVETVQQAQAAGLSACSGLIAGMGESDKDLVDVVFALRDLDPDSVPVNFLIPFEGTPLAKEWNLTPQRCLRILAMVRFVCPDVEVRLAGGREVHLRSMQPLALHLVNSIFLGDYLTSEGQAGQTDLDMIADAGFEVEGAGTTTLPRHRADALSGGRGTQDDATAGPGCGSHGTAGAAGCGSHGGGGGCGPCGGHGEQEQQQVGGVGGTGEGVPASRTEAAGAARTDLVAVRRRGAGTDLAPNA
- a CDS encoding adenosylmethionine--8-amino-7-oxononanoate transaminase — encoded protein: MPEPYAPALPLSAAPKPYAPDELRALDRAHVWHPYGPMPGRQEPLIVESASGVRLRLAEPVEGRRELVDGMSSWWSAVHGYNHPVLNEAARGQLDRMSHVMFGGLTHEPAVRLATRLVEITPGPLQHVFLADSGSVSVEVAVKMCLQYWRSAGRPAKQRLLTWRGGYHGDTWQPMSVCDPEGGMHELWSGSLPRQVFADAPPDGFDAEPDPAYVTHLRELIAEHADELAAVIVEPVVQGAGGMRFHSPAYLRVLREACDEHDVLLVLDEIATGFGRTGKLFAAGHAGISPDVMCVGKALTGGYLTMAATLCTTRVAEGISSGEVPVLAHGPTFMGNPLAASVASASVDLLLGQDWEGEVARIGAGLRSGLAPAADLSGVVDVRVLGAIGVVQLDHEVDMAAATRAAVREGVWLRPFRDLVYTMPPYVTGDEDVARICRAVCAAAREG
- the bioD gene encoding dethiobiotin synthase; protein product: MSTILVVSGTGTEIGKTVVTAAVAAAARGRRVAVLKPAQTGLAPGGPGDAAEVARLAGGQVTAVELARFPEPLAPATAARRAGLVPVRPFEVAEAAEKLATEHDLVLVEGAGGLLVRFDDEGGTLADAARLLSAPVLVVAPAGLGTLNATALTAEALRSRGLDCRGVVIGSMPAEPDLASRCNIEDLPVAAGAPLLGAVPAGAGSLSGAAFAARAPGWLAPELGGTWAVTR
- a CDS encoding class I SAM-dependent methyltransferase; protein product: MRPRSRKLPRDAVHHPVFARFYARVSVTADLKGGIAAYRQELLSGLSGRVIEIGAGNGLNFAHYPGAVSEVVALEPERSLRQLAARSALRAEVPVDVVPGAAEALPVKSEAFDGAVASLVLCTVRDLPRALAEIRRVLRPGGELRFFEHGTASGRALATAQRVADRTLWPLLFGGCHTARDPLAAIEAAGFEMGTYRRLRIPETGLQMPSSPCVLGVARKPFTED
- a CDS encoding fic family toxin-antitoxin system, toxin component, whose protein sequence is MNLRIDLSWLLMVAEHKTPGDPQVSDWGALVAAVARHDAEIFGSAVYSDPHARAAALLQLLLHVPALEHSNAMFASAVAYGYLVASGLKVITSPEQVRDLALLVKQGKADVRAIADELRQWSV
- a CDS encoding GNAT family N-acetyltransferase, with protein sequence MAAMNDLSIRSATPADLDEVLAFWKVAAEGTSISDDGDGVARLVERDPDALMLAEREGALVGTVIVGFDGWRCHLYRLAVHPDQRRRGVGGALLAAAEERFVALGGRRADAMVLDRNTSAHHAWRAAGYEPQPQWSRWVKHLPG
- a CDS encoding hemolysin family protein; translated protein: MIEVLLLLVALLLCVACGAFVAAEFSLTTVERGELERAVERGDRGAASALKAVRSLTFQLSGAQLGITVTNLVIGMLSEPSIAKLIRGPAEAAGLPPAAASTLALVLGTALSTVVLMVVGELVPKNWAISSPLAVARAVATPQRVFTALFRPFISHLNNTANRIVRRSGLEPTEELASARSPQELVALARHSAKEGALEADTAELFVRTLNLSELTAENVMTPRVQVTALELHATAEDVANATRATGLSRFPVYRGSLDTVVGVAHIKDVLAIPADRRPRTRVSELLREPLLVPETLTVDRLLDRLSGRLAMAVVIDEYGGTAGVATLEDIVEEVVGEVRDEHDPHETPDLAAAGEDADGRTLWSADGAARTDQLRRIGLRVPDGPYETLAGLVAAEIGRIPTVDDSVELEGWRIDVVDASGRRAARALLHAPLPGSGDERTEDER
- a CDS encoding hemolysin family protein — protein: MIVLQLFVGLLTLVANAFFVGAEFALISVRRSQIEPEAEAGNRRARSVIWGLEHVSALLAAAQLGITLCTLVLGIVAEPAIAHLLEPAFDAVGVPHGLVHPLSFVIALSVATYLHMLLGEMVPKNIALAEPARSALLLGPPLVAMARALRPVIFAINAFANTLLKLLRVETKDEVAATFSDDELARLVQDAGDAGLVDDRSAQRLHHALELGRRPVRDVVMPVDRVLYARVGTTPEELERLSSESGFSRFPVMDSEQRILGYLHVKDALDATPRDVPFPVTAMRPIARVRAATPLDDVLTALRRSRTHLAAVLDEDDRLAGMVTMEDVLRELVGRPGSR